The DNA segment TATCTTTACCTTCAGTAAATTGATGATTGATACTGTAAAGATGGACGTAACCACGGCAATGTTAATTTCAATTGTGATCTCTTTGATTTTTGAATTTGTAAGAAGAGATAATGCAAAAGAAGTGGTTGACTCTATACAGATATTTTTTGATGGCATGGGGCGTCAATTTGCTAACGTTGTGACCTTTATCGTTGCTGGTCAGACTTTTGCACAAGGCTTAAAATCAATTGGGGCAATCGATGTTATCGTTAATGCGGCTGAACATGCGGGTTTTAGCCCCATTATGATGACCATTGTGATGGTATTGATCATTATGGTTTCTGCGATCTTAATGGGTTCCGGAAATACAGCATTTTTCTCATTCGCAAATCTAGTGCCTGATATAGCTGGTAAAATGGGGATCGCACCAGTAATGATGTTGCTACCGATGCAATTTGTAGCGGGCATGAGTCGGAACATCTCTCCTATCGCTCCAAATATGGTTGCTATTGCAGGCGTGGCAGATGTTTCACCATTTGATCTCGCGAAACGAACAGCAGTGCCAATGATGGGGGGTATCATTATCTCTATATTTGTTAGTATTCTTCAATTTTAATCATCACTTTACGCACGATACCAAAAAGTGGCTAATCGCTATCGCGTGGCTATTAACTGCGTTAAAGAAGCAATTAAAAAGCCAGTGACGATTGCTCGTGACTGGCTTTTTAATATTTTCTTCAGCGCTTTGTTAGCACTAAATACAACTCATTATTTGCTTGCGATATATTCTTCGTAAGTACCGTCGAAATCAATGATACCTTCTGGCGTGATATCCCAGATACGTGTCGCAACTGTAGATACAAACTCACGGTCATGAGAGATGAACAGTAATGTACCTTCATATTTCTCAAGAGCCATGTTCAATGCTTCGATTGATTCCATATCCATGTGGTTCGTTGGTTCATCCATTAATAATACATTCGGTTTTTGCATCATTAATTTACCGTAAAGCATACGGCCTTTTTCACCACCAGATAGTACACTTACTTTCTTGCTAATATCATCATTAGAGAATAGTAAACGACCAAGGAAACCACGAACAGTTTGATCGTCATCGCCTTTTTCTTTCCACTGATTCATCCACTCCATTAGCGTCATATCTTCTTCGAAGTATGATTCGTGATCCTGTGCATAATAAGCGATGTTTACGTTTTCAGACCATTTGTACTCACCCGAATCTGGAGTAAGTTCGTCTACTAACATACGCATTAATGTTGTTTTACCAACACCATTAGTACCGATAATTGCAATACGCTCGCCAACTTCGACCATAGTCTTGAAGTTAGAGAATAATGGGCCATCATCAAAGCCTTTTGTTAGGTCTTGAATTTCTAATGCATTACGGTAAAGCTGTTTTTCTTGCTCGAAACGAATGAATGGCGTTTGACGGCTAGATACTTTAATTTCATCAAGCTCAATTTTATCAAGACGTTTAGCACGTGATGATGCTTGTTTTGCTTTAGAAGCGTTTGCAGAGAAACGAGCAACGAATGCTTTAAGCTCTGTAATTTGCGCTTCTTTTTTCGAGTTGCTTGTTAGTAGTTGCTCACGCGCTAATGCAGAAGCAAACATGTAATCATCGTAGTTACCTGGGTAAACACGTAATTCACCGAAATCTAGATCAGCCATGTGAGTACAAACACTGTTTAAGAAATGACGATCATGCGAGATGATTACCATTGTGCTTTGACGTGCGTTTAGTGTTTCTTCTAACCAGTCAATCGTGGCGATATCCAAGTTATTCGTTGGTTCGTCAAGTAGTAAGATATCTGGATCAGAGAACAGTGCTTGTGCTAGTAGTACACGTAGTTTCCAACCTGGAGCAACTTCGCTCATTAGGCCGTAGTGTAGTTCTACTGGGATACCAACACCGATGAGTAGTTCACCCGCACGAGATTCAGCTGTGTAGCCGTCCATCTCTGCGAATTCACTTTCTAGATCGCCAACACGCATACCATCTGCTTCAGTCATTTCTGGGTTAGCATAAATTGCGTCACGTTCTTCTTTCACTGCCCACATTTCTGCGTGGCCCATGATCACTGTATCAAGTACAGTATTGTTTTCGAATGCGAATTGATCCTGACTTAATTTACCTAGACGTTCGTTTTCATCAAGCTTCACGTTACCAGAGCTTTGATCTAAATCGCCGCCTAGAATTTTCATGAATGTTGATTTACCACAACCGTTAGCACCGATTAAACCGTAACGATTACCGCCACCGAACTTAACTGAGATATTTTCGAAAAGTGGCTTGGCACCGAACTGCATTGTAATATTGGCTGTGCTAATGATGGGGAACGCTCCTGTCCAAAAATGGACTAAATATAAATTACTGAATTTTAAGTTGGCGGAGTGTAGCATCTTATGTGACGTAAATCACGTAGTCTGATTGGTAAAATTAAAAGGATTTAAAAGTGATGGGGATAACTGGAATTTATTTTTAAAAGGTGGCAATTTGATGATATGCAAAGAAGCAATAATCCTTTATCACTTCTTTGTTAGAGTAAATATCGTTCATCCTATTATGGGCAATCGGTAATAATACCGGCGTTACCATCACTCAATGAGCTTGGCTCTGCACCTGAGTCCGCTTTGCTGTATAAGCACTGCCCTGTTGCATTATCCAATTTTGGTCCTGCCATACCGGGACTTGTGGTATAACCCCAAGAGTTAACCGAAATGATATCCCAAACGTCAGTACCATTATGCTGTAACCAAGGTCCACCCGAAGCTCCACCTGATAAACCACAACTTG comes from the Moritella yayanosii genome and includes:
- a CDS encoding ABC-F family ATPase, producing MISTANITMQFGAKPLFENISVKFGGGNRYGLIGANGCGKSTFMKILGGDLDQSSGNVKLDENERLGKLSQDQFAFENNTVLDTVIMGHAEMWAVKEERDAIYANPEMTEADGMRVGDLESEFAEMDGYTAESRAGELLIGVGIPVELHYGLMSEVAPGWKLRVLLAQALFSDPDILLLDEPTNNLDIATIDWLEETLNARQSTMVIISHDRHFLNSVCTHMADLDFGELRVYPGNYDDYMFASALAREQLLTSNSKKEAQITELKAFVARFSANASKAKQASSRAKRLDKIELDEIKVSSRQTPFIRFEQEKQLYRNALEIQDLTKGFDDGPLFSNFKTMVEVGERIAIIGTNGVGKTTLMRMLVDELTPDSGEYKWSENVNIAYYAQDHESYFEEDMTLMEWMNQWKEKGDDDQTVRGFLGRLLFSNDDISKKVSVLSGGEKGRMLYGKLMMQKPNVLLMDEPTNHMDMESIEALNMALEKYEGTLLFISHDREFVSTVATRIWDITPEGIIDFDGTYEEYIASK